ctttcacTTTCCCattaagtgaaaaacaaaattatgccAAACAAGACGTAAGACAAGAAATTGAGGTTTAGTGCTTACGTGTCCCTTATCGCGAGCAATATCAAGAGGTGAGCGGTCACGATGGCCAGCGGTGATAGTGGGGTCCGCACCCATCTGTATCAGCATCTCCGCCATCGGACGGTCACCATTTGAGGCTGCTCTGTACAGCGCCGTTCTACCGTCCTTACTCTTGGCGTCCTTGTCCGCACCCGCCTCCACCAACGTCCTCGCACACTGGATATTTCCTTTGCTTACTGCCAGGTGCAGCGCCGTCCTCCCCTCGTTATCCCTGAAATCCAACGGCCCAGATCCCACCAACTTCACCAGACTCGCGAGCTCCTCCGTCCGATCAAACGCTGCAGCCACGTGAATCCCCGTCCACCCCTTCGACGCCCACCTGGTCTCCTCTTCCAAACTCATCTTATCAATCTTCGCACGTGCCTCGCTCTTCAACCCTGCTTCGACCAGCAACTCGACCATCTCGTTAGACTTGGAAGCGACTCCGAGCAGCGACTCGGCTTCCCTTGGCAGCATCTCCGCCACCACCGACTTCTGCCGCTTGATCAAGTTCCTCGCGGCGTCTACATCCCCAGCCGCGACGGCATGCCGGAGAAGGAATGGCCCAACGAACACCACCTTAAGCTTCAGGTCCTGCGTCGGCCTGGAGGCGAACCACGAGTTGATGGAATCCGGTTGAGTCGACTGGGTAGAGAACTCCGGAGCGAGCGCGGTTTTGATGAGGAAACGGTCCGTCGGCGAGCGAGGGAACATCGCCGGAGGCTGCGATTGGGGCTTGAGGATGACTTGAAAGGCAGCGGAGGACAAAGGAGGAATAAGACCAGTGGGTGGGCTCACTAGAAACTTCTGAGGCGAAGAGGTTTGAACCTTGAAGGCAATGGGAGTGTTGGCACTGAGAGAAGTGAGGCGGACGTTGGCTCGGCATTTGCAGCCCAGTGCGAAGTCGATTCGAACTTCGTGGTCCGACACCTCCACCAGTCTCCGATTCTCCATCACCACTACACAGAGAGGAATCACAGAGACGAAACTCGGAAAGTTGGGCTAGAAACTGATGAtgaatcatatattccctaccTCTATTGAACACGTGATTCTCTGGGGACCACATCCAGTGACTAACCAATGGAAAAGCGAGTATAATGCGTGTGATACGCTCTACCTAGTCGCTGAATCACCCGCctcaaatgaaacaaaaagaGAGTATTCAAGTATCATATGATTTTCCATATTTAATCTTCTCTGGACACGTGGAGCTCATCGGTGCTAGTAGCGTGGTAGGTAGCATGATTCGACTGGTGACTCTATAATTGAGCGGCATTTCTTACACTGTTGTATTCAGTTGCGGAGGGTGAAGACACACCACTCTCAGCTCTCGTTTTCCGTGTGATCTCTCGTTTcacttcctttcttcttcttcttcttctaagcGATTAACGAAGAGTTTGGAATTTTAATTGAAGTGTTTGGGCCAAAATGTTCTACTCTCACCAGCTTCTTGCTCGGAAAGCTGCTCTTGGGCAGATATGGCGAGTtgctttttatcttttacttttGTACTGTGTTGTTTTGTTTCTGTGAATTCTGCTTTTGAATGTCGACTCATGTTGTTGGACTTTAATGCTTGTGGATATGCATGAATTCTTATCAGCTCTGTTGTTAATTGGTATTGTAATGTACAATGGACATGAAATGTGACTGGTATGTGTAAATCTCTCTGTGATGATATGAAGGATGGCAGCGACGATGCATGCGAAGATGAACCGGAGAAAGCTTGACAAGCTCAACATCATTAAAATCTGGTGGATGTTTCTTCTTGGATTTCTATACTTTCTTGTCTACTTACTTCCAGTTTTGATTATATTGAATTAGTTTTTTCGTTTTATTTTGTAGCGAAGAGATTTTGAATCCGTCGGTTCCGATGGCTCTGAGGCTCTCGGGAATTCTCATGGGTAAGCAACCAATGTTTGAgaatttccattcattttaaACTCTGTTTTCTTCGTTCCAGTAACAGTTGAGGTTCTTTCTCCGTTGTACTCAGGTGGAGTAGTGATCATCTACGAGCGAAAAGTGAAGCTCCTCTATGGCAAGCTTTGAttcctttcattattttttcattcattaattttcttctgTTTTCCTGTTCAAAATCTTAATTACAGTCCAAATCACTGCATCTGATCGTCGTTTTTGCTACTCTGCTCTTGTTATCAGATGATATTACGCGCCTTATGGTAGTTACACTTACATCAACTCTTCATCAACCACAAACCACTCTCGATCCCCTCTGTTTCTCCTActttcaatttcacttttataaATAGTGTTATTATATAGTTGATGCATTGTTTGGAGATCGGATATCTTCAGGTGGAACTGAACGAAGCTTGGAAAGTAAAAGCAGGAGCAGGTTCACATTCCACAGACCTCCCAAAGCGAAAATCTCAAGCCAAGTGAGTCATAGCttctatcttcttcttcttcctcagtGGAAAGGGTAGGAATGCCAATTTACGCtgctttgatttgatttgattttattttattttattttgtagataTGAAGCCGTTACGCTGCCTGATAATGAAGGAGACGCTCCAGAGATTGAGCGGTTCCTCAACTTCTCCAACACAGCCACCACCGCCATGGGGCTTCAACCACAAGGCGCCTACATTTGCGTGGTAATATTTGCATGGACCAGAATGCCTCTCTTAATCTTTTCACATCTTCTAATTTTACGAAGCCCGTTAGGGGCATTTGAGTCACTCTggcatttttttgttaaaaattgttatatgaGGATAGGCTCTACCTTGCCGTTGGATCCCATCTGTTTGGGTGTGAACGGCCGTGGATCATTCTCAAATGTGAGTTAATACTTTTATACTTTGACAGTGTCTGGACAACGTGGATGAAACCTACATTACTGGAAACACAGGAGAAGATGTATTGCAAGACAACCATCAAggttttttattcactttttacTTGCTCTCTAGTTGTGAATTAGTACAGGTTTGCATGATTCAGTTTGTGCATTCTTTTAATTACCAACTTACTTTTGGAAGTATTATAAGCATGTAATGTGCTACTGTTTCTTTCAGCTGACGCTGATAATATCACTTTATGGGAACCTTTTAATTCGTATCAGGCTGATACTAATCTCAATAATCGTGATGAAAGGTAATCTTAACCATGATGCAACTTTCAAGTTTGCTACAGTTTTCTTGTATATTCAGATTTATGTAGATTCTGAGTAGAAGTTTATTACACATCTTGAGTTATTGTTGGAGGTAGAATCAGAATTTTGATGATTAGGTTTCTTAAGCTATGTTACTGTTTGTGGATTGTTGGGTATGTAGGTTCGAGGAAGATGGGGAGATCCAGTTGAACTTCACTCTAGCAGAACAAATCCCAAGTACTCTTATACCATCTCCATCCCATCAAAATGAGCATCAAAAAGGTTAgcaacaaaaatgtttttaacacttACAAGCTCTGCAAAGTTGAAGAATTGTTTGTCT
This DNA window, taken from Vitis riparia cultivar Riparia Gloire de Montpellier isolate 1030 chromosome 13, EGFV_Vit.rip_1.0, whole genome shotgun sequence, encodes the following:
- the LOC117928074 gene encoding serine/threonine-protein phosphatase 6 regulatory ankyrin repeat subunit A-like encodes the protein MENRRLVEVSDHEVRIDFALGCKCRANVRLTSLSANTPIAFKVQTSSPQKFLVSPPTGLIPPLSSAAFQVILKPQSQPPAMFPRSPTDRFLIKTALAPEFSTQSTQPDSINSWFASRPTQDLKLKVVFVGPFLLRHAVAAGDVDAARNLIKRQKSVVAEMLPREAESLLGVASKSNEMVELLVEAGLKSEARAKIDKMSLEEETRWASKGWTGIHVAAAFDRTEELASLVKLVGSGPLDFRDNEGRTALHLAVSKGNIQCARTLVEAGADKDAKSKDGRTALYRAASNGDRPMAEMLIQMGADPTITAGHRDRSPLDIARDKGHKEIVEILEQGETVLTTARRGELKSLELLLQRGASINYRDQYGLTALHVAAIKGHKDVALLLIGSGLGLECQDSEGHAPLHLAVEGGSMETVEVLVDEGANINARSKRGATPLYMANALGYHDIAQFLVNRGASSSSLPPSSSPYHL